The following is a genomic window from Candidatus Vondammii sp. HM_W22.
GTATTAATAGGCTTTTTTAATGAGAGCGTTGCCTTATTGTCTTCTCCCTCATTTACATCAAAAAGATCTGATATCACGGTTCCAAACTGAGCATAGCGCGGCGCAAATATATAGCCAAACAGGTCCAGCAAAGCAAAGTTAACATGATTAACGCCGTGCGTATCCGTTGACAAAATATCCGGCTTAATCTCCGAGGTATTGTTATGAAGCAGATCCAAAATAAAATGAGATTCATGTTCATTGGAACCAATAATCTGGGCATTCAAGGCTACATGATTGGCAATCAAGTTCATCGATGTTAGTCCTTTATTCGTGCCAAAATATTTAGATGAATAGCGAGTTTTAAAAGTCTCTAACCATGATTCGAATTTTTGCCCGTCAGCACTGGCATGAATGAGTCCTTTTTGGATATTGTAATGCTTGAAGATTGATAATTTCTCTGTCGCATCGTTAATTGCATCATTGCCGAAGTTTAGCGTTTCAGGTCACAAATAATTGGCCTGTACTGTGCGTAGATGATCATATGATCTATCAGAGATTCTGGCCATGCCGTGTAGGCCATAATAGGTTCCATTGCCAATGAGAGCCGCCAGTAAATCATTCAAATGATCACTCTGTCCGGACTGTACCTGGCGAACATGCTCAAAGTGCTTTAAAAATCCTGTTTCCTGATGAACGAAGCGTAATACATCGGCAATGTTAATCGGTTTCATACGATCGAAAAAGGGATTGTTTAAAGCCGATTTTGTGCCTGAATACGGCAACCTCCATTGAATTTTTTCTGAGCGATTACGCAATACCACATTTCGATTGTCGCCATCATCAATGCGCTGGCCAACCCGTTGCAGCTTATCGTTCATCTTTTTCTCCATCGATTTAACCCGCTGGGCAGGCTCTGTATTCATGCTATCTAGCATGGAACCTTTAAGTAGCTTGTCTTTCTGTGCCCAGGGGATATCTCCAACAAGGTCATCGTGTAATGCACGATATTTGATAGCCGTTGGTATAAAGAGTTTCCCACCAAGATTATTTTGAGCTGATAAATACAGCATCAACTCGTAACGCTCAGAGAGTACGTTGTTATCAATATTGATAACATACAATTGGTGTTTGGCTGGAATCAATCGTCGATCTGACGATGCTAATTCACCAGCACCTAACAACTCTTTTTTCATTCTATTTAATTGTGCAGATAAAGCCTGTGTATTGTCTGATCCTTCAAAGGTCAGGCATAAAAAAATGGGGCGTATTAAGTGCTGAATCAGTTCACGCTGCTTATCATAAAATTCCCAGATGTAATCATTTTTCGTGCGTTTTTGTTTCTTCAGATACAAGCACAGTGATTCTATTTACCGTGCTCCAAGCAAGCCTTGTACCCGTTGTTTTATTTGTCTAAATGACACATGGTCATCAATGGTGTCGTCAATAAAAAAGTATAATAATTCAGCGGCTTTGCTAATATTTACTACCGCGCCATCCCAATCTTTATAGGCCATTTCCTTGGCATACGCTTTAGCTTTTTCACGTAACTTTCGGACATGATAAATAAACCCATAAGCCAAACGTTCAATATTGATTTGTACCCGCTCCTGAAGATAACAAAGTAAATAAAGCTGCTGCGTGACACGGTCGAAGCGTTTAAGCTTGGTTATAGAGTAGTAATCAACCATCGTCGCATAGTGCAGTCGGTTTTGTTGCGATAGTGATAGAGCAGAGGCCACTTGATTAACTTCATCCATCCAGGGCTGAATCAACTTGTTGACGTTCAACTCTTTCTCCAATTCTGGAGCATTAAAACTTTTCGCCGCCTGCTTAAGTTCTTTAACGGTTAGCATACCTTTTCCATCAACTAACTCAGCCAAGTTAGTAGCTAATTCATCTGATATGGTTGTCTTTAATAGATCAGAAAGTCGCTTACGTTCCTGTTTTATTACCTGACTGATAATTCGCTGAAGCACGGTATATTTAGGGATTCCTGTATGATTTCGAGCTAAGTATTCGGTGCAGGCATCAAATAAAAAGCGCGGCTCAATCCAGGATTTAGCAACCTGTTGCAAATAGGTAATGAGAGGTTCCTGATGTTATTCCACACACCATGTTTTGAATCCCTGAAGGTTTATAATCTTGTCGTAGATACGTGTTTTCTGCTTATTGCTAACACTGAAGCGAGGGACTTTAAATTTAGGGAAATATTCTTCAGCAATAAAGGTGAGATCTGCTTTCAATTCCTTGTAGGCCGGATTGAGCTGAATGGGCTTGATCTTAAAGTAACCCAGCAGAGCAATAGCATAGCATTTATGATTGCGATCCCTGATGGATTTAATAACGTCCTGCTCCAGATCATTCAGAGTAAAACTGATACGTTTTTCTTCCAGTGACAGGCTGGGAACGCCATATAAATCGTTAATTTCTGCTTCGTGGAGTACGGTCAGGCGTTCTTTATAAGGCATAGGCTTCTCGTAAAAGCCGGAATATTACTATAATTGGGATATTGCAGTGATTTTGAAAATTAAGGCACCTCTAGAAGCCTTATGAGGCATGGGCTGTAGCGATAAGTGTCACTTTAGGACGGGATGTCCCCAGAACCCCTTGTTGTCCCATCGGTCAGAGAATTTATCCAACGCCGGTAAGGCTTCTTCCTTGGTGATGGACTGATAAATATTTTTCAAATCAGCCGTGACAGGCTTGTAGTCTTTCAGGGCACCTACTTCATCGAGTTCCGTAGCATATGCACAATACACAGCTGGACATTCGGAAAAGCCGTTTTGATTGCATCAGGAAAGCCCTTTAAGCCATCGACACAGGCAATCAAAATATCCTCCACACCGCAATTCTGAAGCTCTGTCAGCAGGTTCAGCCAGAACTTGGCACCCTCATTCTCCGACAGCCAGAGCCCCGATAATTCCTTGTGGCCTTCCAGGTTGACGCCCAGAGCGAGATAAATCGCTTTGTTGATCACTTTCTTGTCTTGCCTGATTTTAACGACAATGCAGTCCAGATAAACAATAGGATAAATCGCATCCAGGGGGCGAGATTGCCATTCAACAACCTGTTCGATAACTGCATCAGTGACTTTGGATATGAGTGTGGCAGAGACATCGGCCCCATACATCTCCTTGAATGTCGTGACGATTTCGCGGGTTGTCATATCTTGGGCATACAAGAAGAGGATCTTGTCATCCATTGAGGTAAATCGACGCTGGTGCTTTTTGACCAGTCGGAGTTTAAAGCTGCCCACTCTTTCTCGTGGAGTATCCAGTTCAAACTGGCCATCTTCCGTTTGCAAGGTCTTGCCAGTAGTGCCGTTGCGGCTATTACTCGCTTCGGACTGTTCATGTTTGGCAAAGCCAAGATGATCATCCGGTTCAACGTTGAGTGCTGCATCGACCGTGATTTTGGGCAGCATTTTCCGAAACTCGTTGAGATCTTCTTCAGTTTTGATGTTTTTAGCGGCCGCCTGGGTTATCGCCTGGAGCTCTTTCTTGTCGATCATCTGCCTATCCTCACCCTTGTTTGGGTTTAATGATAGGCAGTTACACAGAATTCAGGACAGTCTCTAAATCAACGATGGCAGGCCGTTCATCAATGCAGACGCGATCAATTAGCTGTCCACCGCGGTTATAATTGCCATAGCGTTTACGACGTTGCTTTTGACAACGCAGGTAGCGATGGAGGTCGCCGCCATGAGCTTTATCTTGAAGAATATACTGGTAGATCCATTCATGGCTGATCGAAATAGCACAAAAAGACTTAAGCCACAGGCTGATCTGTTCTTGGCTCCAGTCCAGATTGATCAACTGCTCAATGACAAGCCAAGTGTTGCCACTAATGTGAGTCCTGACCTTGGACTGACGGCGTTCATTGGTCAAGCGCTGGGCCTGCTTAGGGCGGATAGCCCCTAAAGCCCGTATTGCTCTTGATCTCACGACTGATGGTCGATTTGTGACGTCCCAATATCAGGGCTATCTCAGTTTGAGTGTACCCTGCTTTCAACAGGGCGAAAATCTGCTATCGTTCTTCCTCGGTAAGCTGTGTGTATCTCATGGTGCTCCTCTTTCTTGCCGGATAGAGAATGCCTTGATGCCACCCCAGCTTACCCTCTATTCGTCAAACAGAGTTGCACTTACAAATTGGATTCACGTACTGAATTAATAGGTTAAAAGTAAAGTTAGCTGATTAACTAGGACAGCCAAAGAATTTATAATGATTTTCATTTAAGAAATTGATAATACCCTTCAAAATTGCATTTTATTACCAGAATGGCTGCCAATAAGAGAGTGCTGAGGGCGTACGAACCCAATGAGGAGAAGCTTTAATCGGATGAAATACCGAGGATCTGCCCCAAATGATGAACTCCCCGAGTGCATCGGAGTACTACTCACCAACCTTGGAACCCCGGATTCCGCAGCAATAGGCGATATCCGACGTTATCTAAAGGAGTTTCTCAGTGACCCCCGGGTAGTGGAGATGCCGCGCCTGTTATGGTGGTTTGCTCTGAATGGCGTCATTCTGCGTACCCGTCCCAAGCGGTCCGCCGAAGCTTACCGGAAAGTCTGGACACCCGAAGGCTCGCCACTGTTCACTATTTCCAGAAAGCAGGCGGACGCCCTGGGTCTTGCTCTGAATGAAAAAGTGGATGGCCCGATCAAGGTCTCACTAGCCATGCGTTATGGCTCTCCCTCCATAGAGGAGGGACTCGAAACACTCAGGCAGGCCAACGCCAAACGCATTCTGATTCTACCGCTCTATCCCCAGTATTCCGCCACCACCACTGCATCCACCTTTGACGCAGTCAGCCGTACACTACAGAGCTGGCGCTGGATACCGGAGCTGCGCTTTATCAACCACTACCACGACATGCCGGACTATATCCAGGCCCTGACGCAGAGTGTTCTATCATTTCAGCAGTCTCACGGCAAACCGGACCAACTACTTCTCTCTTTCCACGGAATACCGCAGGCGTACGCGGACGATGGCGATCCCTACCCTCAGGAGTGCAAAATGACAGGCGCTCTTTTAGCGAAAGAACTGGGGCTGTCAGAAGATGAGTGGGCTCTGACATTTCAGTCGCAGGTTGGCCCCAAAGAGTGGTTAAAACCCTACACAGATGAAACCCTTAAACAGTGGGGTTCAAACGGTGTAAAGCGAGTCCAGGTTCTCTGTCCGGGCTTCCCTGCTGACTGCCTGGAGACATTGGGAGAGATTGGGGAGGAGAATCGTCACTATTTTTTGTCGGCAGGCGGAGAAGAGTACCTTTATATTCCGGCTCTCAATGACAGTAAAATCCATATCGATGCCCTCAAAAAACTGGCTCTCCAACATTTATGGGACAGAAGTTAGCGGATTGAAAATAGGTTTCTGCTATCACCGTACAGACTTATAAGTCTGCTTTTTGGTAAGCTTTTGAAAACATAATTCCGAGCACGCTATGAAATATCTACTCAGCACCGAATGCTACTTACTTAAGTTTTTTGGGTTGGCTATTTTTCCGAATATTCTCTCATGCAATAGCCCTTGGTTTGGTAAGTAGCGGGAATTGTCTGGGTCTTCGTTTTATAGCTCGCGGCTCCATACGTCCCGGTTGTTTTCCAACCTGCTGCGGTGCAATGAGGATAAAAAGGCCCTCAATTTTATCGATGTCGTAACGACCGCTTTTTTGCCACACAATCCATAGCTGCAAAGTATGCTTGAAGCTAAGTTGTCGAGGAATGATGTCAGCCAGTAATGCCGCCTGAGCCATCAGTAAACGGATCAAGTTGTAAGCCAAAAGATAGACCCACAGCTCTTTTTCCGCCATTTCCGGTGTGCGACAACTTAATGTTTCCATTCCCAGAGTGGTCTTGATGTTGCGTATATCTAACTCTACCTGCCAACGGTTCCGATAGAGTGCCTTCAGGGCGGCTTTGCTCGTACTTTTTGAGCAAAGTAGTGTTGTCACCAGGATCTTACCGCCAGCACGCAACTCCCGCACTTTCAATCTATCGGGGGTTTGATCATACTCTGCCTGACTCATCCAGGCGGGTTTGACTTTTGGCTTGTCTATTTCGATAAGATGATCTCGCGGGCCCAGACGCTCTCCTTGGCGAAAATCCGTGCTGCGCCGCCGTGAACCATATTGCTCAAAAACGCCATCCACTCCTTTGGCCTGAAGAGCACACAACAGAAAATAGGTGGCATAAAAAGCATCCCCCAGAAAGATATCACCAGTGTCCAGGGTACCAGGCATGGTTCCAGGCAATGACTGCTCATCGCTTCCTTTTCCGCGACAAGGTCCCAATGCTGCATCAAGTACAGCACCGCTGGCGAGGCAGACGATACCAACCACCCGGCAAAGAGGGAAACCCAATCCGGGTTGCTGGCTACGGGGTTGAGGATAGACAGCCTGGTTCTCTTCTGTATCGGGCAACGTAACGGTAGCGCCATCCACCAGTCTGACCGGTCGTCCCCGCCAGTGCCAGGAATCCGGGGTGTGCTCAGTCATCATACGCCCCGTGTAACGGGCTAGCGTAGAGACCATGTCCAATGGCAGCCGTTTCCGTGCGCGCTCCCGTATGCGTACTACAGATTGGCAGCTCACCCATCAATCTAGCATCAACTATGTTCTGGCAAGAACGATCAGCACTCATTGCTTAAGCCAGAAACATCGATAGCGTCTCTGTTGGCGGAAACAGCCTTTCCCGATGTTCCGGTAGCAATGATTCGACTTGATTGAGAAACTCTGGGCCGGTTAGCAGATTAAAGAAGGCATAGGAATCACTGGCTGTAGTGTAGGTTGTGAGACCTTTTTGTTGATGTATGCAGGCGCGTTAATTAGGATGCATCAAGGCGAGGGTGTCCTGAATTCTGTGTAACTGTCTATCATTAAACCCAAGCATGGTTGAGGATAGGCACTATGAACAAGAAAGAACTATAGGCGATCGCTCATGCGGCAGCTAAAAACATCAAGACGGAAGACGACCTCAAAGACTTCCATCAGATGCTAACCAAGATTACGGTCGAAGCGGCACTGAACGCTGAGTTAGATGATCATCTTGGCTTTGAAAGGCACGAGCAGTCCGAAGCTGACAATAACCGCAACGGCTATGCCAGTAAGACTAACCGAACGGAAGCCGGCCAGTTCGAGCTCGATACACCACGCGACAGAGCTGGGAGTTTCGAACCCAAGCTCGTTAAAAAATGCCAGCGTCGATTTACTTCCATGGACGACAAGATTATTTTCTTGTATGCCCAGGGCATGACAACACGAGAAATCGTCACGACCGTTAAAGAAATGTACGGTGCTGATGTCTCCGCCACCTTGATTTCCAAAGTGACTGACGCTGTTATTGAACAAGTGATTGAATGGCCATCTAGGCCACTGGATGCGGTCTATCCCATTATTTACCTGGATTGTATTGTCGTAAAAATCCGGCAAGACAAGAAAGTGATCAATAAGGCAATTTATCTGGCACTGGGCGTGAACATGGAGGGCCACAAGGAATTGTTGGGGCTCTGGCTGTCAGAGAATGAGGGTGCCAAGTTCTGGCTCAATGTACTCACAGAGCTCCAGAATCGCGGCGTGAAGAATATTTTGATTGCCTGTGTCGATGGCCTGAAGGGCTTTCCAGACGCAATCAATACAGCGTTTCCCGAGACTCAGGTCCAGCTCTGTATTGTTCACATGGTGCGCAACTCGATGAAGTATGTGCCCTGGAAAGACTACAAGGCAGTGACGGCAGACCTGAAGAAAATATATAAGTCTGTCACCGAAGATGAAGCGCCACTGGAACTTGATAATTTCTCTAACCGATGGGACGACAAATATCCCCAGCTCAACCGTTCGTGGCGTAGCCACTGGCACAATCTTAATACCCTGTTTGGCTACCCTGAGGACATCCGCAGGGCAATCTATACAACCAATGCCATCGAGTCAATGAACAGCGTGGTTCGCAAGGCAATTAAAAAACGGAAGCTATTTCCGACCGACGACTCGGCAATGAAAGTGGTGTACCTGGCGGTGCAGCAAGCATCAAAAAAATGGACCATGCCGATTTGCAATTGGAAACCAGCACTGAATAGATTTATGATTGAGTTCGAAGAACGCTTGGCGGAATACATTTAACCCGGGTAGTTACACGGAAATCGTTACACCCTCTCCATTGAGGTAAATCGACGCTGGTGCTTTTTAACCAGTCGGGGTTTAAAGCTGCCCGCTCTTTCTCGTGGAGTATCCAGTTCAAACTGGCCATCTTCCGTTTGCAAGGTCTTGCCAGTAGTGCCGTTGCGGCTATTACTCGCTTTGGACTGTTCATGTTTGGCAAAGCCAGGATGATCATCCAGTTCAACGTTGAGTGTTGCCTCGACCGTGATTTTGGCAGCATTTGCCGAAATTCGTTGAGATCTTCTTCAGTTTTGATGTTTTTAGCGGATGCCTGGG
Proteins encoded in this region:
- the hemH gene encoding ferrochelatase, with product MKYRGSAPNDELPECIGVLLTNLGTPDSAAIGDIRRYLKEFLSDPRVVEMPRLLWWFALNGVILRTRPKRSAEAYRKVWTPEGSPLFTISRKQADALGLALNEKVDGPIKVSLAMRYGSPSIEEGLETLRQANAKRILILPLYPQYSATTTASTFDAVSRTLQSWRWIPELRFINHYHDMPDYIQALTQSVLSFQQSHGKPDQLLLSFHGIPQAYADDGDPYPQECKMTGALLAKELGLSEDEWALTFQSQVGPKEWLKPYTDETLKQWGSNGVKRVQVLCPGFPADCLETLGEIGEENRHYFLSAGGEEYLYIPALNDSKIHIDALKKLALQHLWDRS
- a CDS encoding IS256 family transposase, with translation MAHAAAKNIKTEDDLKDFHQMLTKITVEAALNAELDDHLGFERHEQSEADNNRNGYASKTNRTEAGQFELDTPRDRAGSFEPKLVKKCQRRFTSMDDKIIFLYAQGMTTREIVTTVKEMYGADVSATLISKVTDAVIEQVIEWPSRPLDAVYPIIYLDCIVVKIRQDKKVINKAIYLALGVNMEGHKELLGLWLSENEGAKFWLNVLTELQNRGVKNILIACVDGLKGFPDAINTAFPETQVQLCIVHMVRNSMKYVPWKDYKAVTADLKKIYKSVTEDEAPLELDNFSNRWDDKYPQLNRSWRSHWHNLNTLFGYPEDIRRAIYTTNAIESMNSVVRKAIKKRKLFPTDDSAMKVVYLAVQQASKKWTMPICNWKPALNRFMIEFEERLAEYI